In one Natronosalvus amylolyticus genomic region, the following are encoded:
- a CDS encoding 2-oxoacid:ferredoxin oxidoreductase subunit beta: protein MSSQSDVRFTDFKSDKQPTWCPGCGDFGTMNGMMKALANTGNDPDNTFLVAGIGCSGKIGTYMHAYALHGVHGRALPVATGVKMARPDIEVMAAGGDGDGYSIGAGHFVHAVRRNVDMTYVVMDNRIYGLTKGQASPTSRSDFETSTTPEGPQQPPVNPLALALASGATFIAQSFASDALRHAEIIEEAIEHDGFGFVNVFSPCVTFNDVDTYDYFRDSLVDLKEDSHDRHDLEAAKDVILDSDKEYQGVMYQNENSVPYHEQHGVTENMAEIPDGAPENAMDLVREFY from the coding sequence ATGAGTTCCCAATCAGACGTCCGATTCACCGATTTCAAATCGGACAAACAACCGACCTGGTGTCCCGGCTGTGGTGACTTCGGGACGATGAACGGCATGATGAAAGCGCTCGCCAACACGGGGAACGATCCGGACAACACGTTCCTCGTGGCTGGCATCGGCTGCTCCGGGAAGATCGGGACCTACATGCACGCCTATGCGCTCCACGGCGTCCACGGTCGTGCACTGCCCGTGGCGACCGGCGTCAAAATGGCCCGTCCGGATATCGAAGTGATGGCCGCCGGCGGTGACGGTGACGGCTATTCCATCGGTGCCGGTCACTTCGTCCACGCCGTTCGCCGCAACGTCGATATGACCTACGTGGTCATGGACAACCGCATTTATGGCCTCACCAAAGGCCAGGCTTCGCCGACCTCGCGCTCGGATTTCGAGACCTCGACGACGCCCGAAGGGCCACAGCAGCCACCGGTCAACCCGCTTGCACTCGCACTCGCTTCCGGGGCGACCTTCATCGCTCAGTCGTTCGCGTCGGACGCGCTCCGTCACGCCGAAATCATCGAAGAGGCCATCGAACACGACGGCTTCGGCTTCGTCAACGTCTTCAGCCCGTGTGTCACGTTCAACGACGTGGACACCTACGACTACTTCCGTGACTCGCTGGTCGACCTCAAAGAGGACAGTCACGACCGTCACGACCTCGAGGCCGCCAAAGACGTCATCCTCGACAGCGACAAGGAGTACCAGGGCGTGATGTACCAGAACGAGAACTCGGTGCCGTACCACGAACAACACGGCGTCACCGAGAACATGGCCGAGATTCCCGACGGCGCACCCGAGAACGCTATGGACCTCGTCCGCGAGTTCTACTGA